The following nucleotide sequence is from Actinomycetota bacterium.
GGATCCCCCGCCGGAGGCGGTCGAGGTCGAGCAGGTCGGACAGCAGACGCTCGAGCCGCTGGGCGTTCGACGATATGCGCTGGACGACCATGCGGTGCTGGGAGGGCGAGAGCCGGTGACCGTCGTTCTCCAGGGTGGTCGCGAACCCCAGCACCGTCGTGAGCGGCGTGCGCAGCTCGTGGGAGACGGCGGTGAGGAACGTGTCCTTCATCGAGTCCAGCGCCCGGAGCCGCTCGGTGGCGCGACGTTCCTGCTCGTAGGCCTCCGCGTACCGCTGCCCGCTCTCGACCAGAGCTTCCTCCAGCCGTTTCCGTTCGGTGATGTCGGCCAGGATCGAGATGACACCCGAAGCCAGACCACGACCGTCGTTCCACGGCGCGGCGGAGACCGACACCTCCACGACCGACCCGTCCTTGCGCCGCCGGACGGTCTCGAACTCGATGACGGTCTCGCCGTCCGCCACGCGGGCCATGGCCGAGCCCACCTCACCGGCTCCCTCGTAGATGGGGTTGAATCGCCCGAGCACCTCGTCCTCCGTCCAGCCGAACATGCGCACGGCGGCCGGGTTCCACATCCTCACCACCCCGGCGCGGTCCACCGCCACGATGGGCAGGGGCGACGCAGCGATGACCGCCTTCAGCTTCGCGTTCGACTCCTTGAGGCGCTCCTCCCAGCACCTGCGGTCCGTGACGTCGCGAACGATCGTGATCGTCCTGAACCGCCCGTCGACGCGCAGCTCGGCAACCGCGATCTCCACATGGCGCCGCTCACCGTCGCGGTGGATGAGGCTGGTCTCGTAGTGGTTCGGGACGCGCTCACCGGCCTCGCGACGTCGGCACCTGTCGGCCAGGAGCTCCCTCTCCTCCGCGGAAGCGAGGTCGAGAGCCGAATCCAGCGCCTGGAGCTCCTCGAGTCGATAGCCGGTCATCCGGCAGTACGCGTCGTTCGCGTACACGATCCTCAGGTCCTCCACGACGACCACGCCCTCCCCGAGGTCGCTCTGCGCCTTCAGTAGGACGTCCGCCCGAGTCGTCTCCTCCTTCAGCAGGTCGAACAGGATCGCGTGCTCGAGCGCGGAGGCGAACGAGTGGGCGAAGCGCTGGAGGGCATCGATCTCCGCCTGTCCGAAGGCCGGCGTGAACGGTCCTGAGACGACGACGATCTTCCCGTCGCGGTCCAGCACCCGGATCGGGCAGACGATCGCGAAGGTGTCACTCCCCAGCTGGACGAGTCCTCCCCTCCCGGCTACCGACGCGAGCTCGTCCGCCGCGCCGGGGGTCAGGCCCTGGGAGGCGAGGGTCGTCCCGCCGAGCACGCAGATCCCGCGATCGCCACCCACCAGTCGGCAGGACCAGGACACGCAGTGCTCGGCGAGACGGTGGCGGTCGCGCACCGAGAACAGCCCCTGCATCGCCTCCTCGAGAGACGACTGGACCCCCGCCCTCCAGTACCGACGGAGCCAACGTGGCGGGTCCAGCCCCACGACCAGGAGCGGAGCCAGGCCGATCAGCATGAC
It contains:
- a CDS encoding PAS domain S-box protein — translated: MRAIGAAYAGILTMLLLAMGSASRSPIAVFTRDVMLIGLAPLLVVGLDPPRWLRRYWRAGVQSSLEEAMQGLFSVRDRHRLAEHCVSWSCRLVGGDRGICVLGGTTLASQGLTPGAADELASVAGRGGLVQLGSDTFAIVCPIRVLDRDGKIVVVSGPFTPAFGQAEIDALQRFAHSFASALEHAILFDLLKEETTRADVLLKAQSDLGEGVVVVEDLRIVYANDAYCRMTGYRLEELQALDSALDLASAEERELLADRCRRREAGERVPNHYETSLIHRDGERRHVEIAVAELRVDGRFRTITIVRDVTDRRCWEERLKESNAKLKAVIAASPLPIVAVDRAGVVRMWNPAAVRMFGWTEDEVLGRFNPIYEGAGEVGSAMARVADGETVIEFETVRRRKDGSVVEVSVSAAPWNDGRGLASGVISILADITERKRLEEALVESGQRYAEAYEQERRATERLRALDSMKDTFLTAVSHELRTPLTTVLGFATTLENDGHRLSPSQHRMVVQRISSNAQRLERLLSDLLDLDRLRRGILEPRRRQMNLSVLVGRVIEGSDISARRTVHLHADPVVVDVDAAMIERVIENLLSNADRYTPPGSDVWVSVSRDVEGAVIEVADEGPGVPPDLREVILEPFQQGLHAHGHSPGVGVGLSLVSRFAEAHGGRVEVGDRPGGGASFRVHLPTGPVGSVEEVAVTAPDRAVAS